A genomic segment from Daphnia carinata strain CSIRO-1 chromosome 1, CSIRO_AGI_Dcar_HiC_V3, whole genome shotgun sequence encodes:
- the LOC130691558 gene encoding uncharacterized protein LOC130691558, with protein MNVLVLLSLIIAAVVAIPAYPNAPAYSYLMNYGYPVGYTPEARRNLPDFIDSATTTTQSVASWQLKQLRRKWFILICMLDVSCPTVAFPEHHPWAPTPAPVRVSAAASAPAPAPFRGYPPEFRIDDLDEEMQHREMMAPHQLVADDIDVFETVGNKRAQLKSTNNLVKIAEFQMAQWIWRWNLILCLINPECPHVNVPTVSSRSGRQYPPIRIDVKKSRMLSETQKQPGVIIPVSFADE; from the exons ATGAACGTCTTG GTTCTACTTTCCTTAATTATTGCCGCCGTGGTGGCCATCCCCGCATACCCTAATGCACCTGCGTACAGCTATCTGATGAACTATGGATATCCGGTCGGATATACACCAGAGGCTCGAAGGAATTTACCAGACTTTATTGATTCGGCAACGACCACCACTCAGTCAGTTGCTTCCTGGCAACTGAAGCAACTACGCAGAAAATGGTTTATTCTGATTTGCATGCTCGATGTGTCGTGTCCTACGGTAGCCTTTCCGGAACACCATCCCTGGGCCCCTACGCCTGCCCCTGTACGTGTCTCTGCCGCTGCCTCTGCTCCTGCGCCTGCCCCTTTCCGCGGCTATCCGCCCGAATTCCGCATTGACGATTTGGACGAAGAAATGCAACACCGGGAGATGATGGCCCCTCACCAGCTCGTAGCGGATGACATCGATGTGTTTGAGACTGTCGGCAACAAACGTGCCCAGCTTAAATCGACTAATAATCTAGTAAAAATCGCCGAATTTCAAATGGCCCAGTGGATTTGGAGATGGAATCTTATCCTTTGCCTCATCAATCCTGAGTGTCCCCATGTAAACGTCCCGACAGTTTCCAGCAGATCCGGGCGTCAGTACCCTCCCATTCGAATCGACGTGAAGAAAAGTCGCATGTTATCcgaaacacaaaaacaacCCGGTGTCATCATTCCTGTATCATTCGCCGATGAATAA